One segment of Deinococcus seoulensis DNA contains the following:
- a CDS encoding nuclear transport factor 2 family protein produces the protein MPGHPSDLDLILALDDRWNAAYHHRDPGRLTTVLADDWLGFYHDGTTVTKQELLTGMQTNPTTPLIFERHAARVHGDTAITRGTLYAAGQRVQSFLRVYARQDGHWQAVSVQVIP, from the coding sequence ATGCCCGGCCACCCCAGCGACCTCGACCTGATCCTCGCCCTGGACGACCGCTGGAACGCCGCGTACCACCACCGCGACCCAGGACGCCTGACCACGGTGCTGGCCGACGACTGGCTGGGCTTCTACCACGACGGCACCACCGTCACGAAACAGGAACTCCTGACCGGCATGCAGACCAACCCCACCACCCCACTGATCTTCGAACGGCACGCCGCCCGGGTGCACGGCGACACGGCCATCACACGCGGCACCCTCTACGCCGCAGGTCAGCGCGTGCAGAGCTTCCTGCGCGTCTACGCCCGTCAGGACGGCCACTGGCAGGCCGTCAGCGTGCAGGTCATCCCGTGA
- the mqnE gene encoding aminofutalosine synthase MqnE yields the protein MKWLSDPALAPIVQKVEAGERLTFAEGMQLYDTRDLNTLMRLANLRKQQLHGDRVYFVHSMRLEFTNICYVGCTFCAFAAHKNEERAWDYSPEQVAEQVRRRYMPGITELHMSSGHHPNHKWEYYPEMVRGLREAFPDLQVKAFTAAEIEHLSRISKKPTLDVLRELQAAGLAAMPGGGAEIFADRVRLQVARNKVKAEKWLQIHSEAHSLGMRTNATMLYGHIETLEERLDHMDRLRTLQDDSVARFGGGFHAFIPLAFQPLGNNLAQNLGKTDFTTGLDDLRNLAVARIYLDNFPHIKGYWVMIGSELTQVSLDWGVSDIDGTIQEEHIAHAAGATSPMKLSEQGMIRMIQHAGRTPVLRDAYYNELATFPRTPATEAAD from the coding sequence ATGAAGTGGCTTTCCGACCCGGCACTCGCGCCCATCGTGCAGAAGGTCGAGGCGGGCGAGCGCCTGACCTTCGCCGAGGGCATGCAGCTGTACGACACCCGCGACCTGAACACCCTGATGAGACTGGCGAACCTGCGCAAGCAGCAACTGCACGGCGACCGGGTGTACTTCGTGCACTCCATGCGGCTGGAATTCACGAACATCTGCTACGTGGGCTGCACCTTCTGCGCGTTCGCCGCGCACAAGAACGAGGAACGCGCCTGGGACTACAGCCCCGAACAGGTCGCCGAACAGGTCCGCCGCCGCTACATGCCCGGCATCACCGAACTGCACATGAGCAGCGGCCACCACCCCAACCACAAGTGGGAGTACTACCCCGAAATGGTGCGCGGCCTGCGCGAAGCCTTCCCGGACCTGCAGGTCAAGGCCTTCACCGCCGCCGAGATCGAACACCTGAGCCGCATCAGCAAGAAACCCACCCTGGACGTCCTGCGTGAACTCCAGGCCGCCGGACTGGCCGCCATGCCCGGCGGCGGCGCCGAGATCTTCGCCGACCGCGTACGCCTCCAGGTCGCCAGAAACAAGGTCAAGGCCGAGAAGTGGCTCCAGATTCACAGCGAGGCGCACTCCCTGGGCATGCGCACAAACGCCACCATGCTGTACGGCCACATCGAGACCCTCGAGGAACGCCTGGATCACATGGACCGCCTGCGAACGTTGCAGGACGACTCGGTGGCCCGCTTCGGCGGCGGCTTCCACGCGTTCATTCCGCTGGCATTCCAGCCGCTCGGGAACAACCTCGCGCAGAACCTCGGCAAGACCGACTTCACCACCGGCCTCGACGACCTGCGTAACCTCGCCGTGGCCCGCATCTACCTCGACAACTTCCCGCACATCAAGGGCTACTGGGTGATGATCGGCAGCGAACTCACGCAGGTCAGCCTCGACTGGGGCGTGTCCGACATCGACGGCACCATCCAGGAGGAACACATCGCGCACGCCGCCGGAGCGACCAGCCCCATGAAACTCAGCGAGCAGGGCATGATCCGCATGATCCAGCACGCCGGCCGCACCCCCGTCCTGCGCGACGCGTACTACAACGAACTGGCGACCTTCCCCCGCACCCCGGCCACCGAAGCCGCCGACTGA